The sequence CCCACCGGCCGTCGATCGCGGCGGTTCGTCGCGATGTCGGGCCGCGCCGGCACCGTTCGCATCGCCGATACTCGAACCGCCGCCCGAGCCGGTCGCTGCCGACCGGCGCCTGCGTGCCCGCACGGGGAGTCCCGACCCTTGCGCACCGTCCACGCCGAGAAGGCGCGCGAATCGTCGCCGGTCCACGGCGTTTCTGTCGAGTGTCATGCCGGCGAGCAACACCGAGGCGCGACGTAGTAATAGACGACGTTTTCGTTGGAAACCACCAGCTACCCGTTCGAAACGATAGCCGACTGCGGTTTCCGGGTTCGAGCGGTTTCGGGTGGCCGACGGTAACCACCGAACTGCGAGATATCGAGCGTAACGCCCTTCTCCGTCACGGACCTACCGCGAGTAATGAGTGATTCTGACCTCCCCCACGCCGTCGAGCGCGAACTCGAAACCCACGACGCGTTCGAGCGGACCGACGACGAGTTCGGCCTCGAGACGACCGTCTTCGAGGCGACAGTTGGAGCGAGCGAGGCCGAAGGGAAGCGCGACGGCGTCTTCACGGTCACCGTGACGATGCCGAGCCTCGGTGGGGCGACGGTCGACGAGGTCGCCCCCATCGTCGAAACCGACTGGGTCGAGACGTTCGAGCGCCGCCTCGAGGACGTCTTCACCGTCGCCCACACGAGCAGTCACGAGGAGCCGCGACTCGAGCACGAAGACGATGCGGTGACCGTCACCCTCGAGTACGTCGCCTGGGATGCACGGGAGGGCGTCGAGGACGCCAAGGCCCTGATCGAGTTCGTCGAAGGGACCTATGCACAGGGGATCATCCCCGGCTACGAGTATCGAGGCGAGGCCGCCGCGTTGCTCGAGAGCGCCCAGCGTCGCGGACAGGACGCAGCCGATGGTGAGCGTGGCGGGATGCCGATGTGACGAACTGGATCAGCCACGAAGACGGTTTCGTGATGGACGGAGTTCTCCGGGAAGGACACGCTAGTCCATCGCGATGTAGGTCTGGGTGTCCTCGATCCCCTCGACCTCCTGAATTCGCGTGGCGGCGATCTCTTTGACCGCCGCCGGCGTATCGACGCGCGCTTTGGCGATGAGGTCGACGTCGCCAGCGACGATGTACGCGGATTCGACGCCCTCGATGTCCTCGATATCGGTTCGCAAGCGGTCCGCCTCTCCCGTGTTCGCTTTGATCATGACGAATGCCGTAACCATCAGTTGACACCTCCCGTTCCGGTTCCTGCCTTCCCCGCGTTCGCGATCGCTTCCGTCGGCGACTCGCCGACGAGTAACTGCCGGACGTTGCTCAACTCCTCGAACGCCGCGAGGACGACCAGTCGATCACCCTTCTCGAGTGATTCGTCCTCGGTGGGTATCTCGAGGGGCTGATCCCGTTTGCCGAACGCGAGAATCCGCGCGTTGGCGGGGAGTTCGAGTTCGCCCATCGTGTAGCCGTTGACCGGGGCCTCGTTCCTGATCGTCAGTTCGACGATCTGGAGGTTCGGTGCGACGTCGGCGATGGCACGAATGGTCCCGCCGAGGAGCGCGTTCTTGGCACCGATCGCGCCGAGACGCTCGGGATAGATCACCTCGTCGACCTCGTCTGCGTACTTGCGATAGATCTCCTCCCGGTAGGCCTCGTCGATGCGCATGACCGTTCGACAGCCATGGTGGTTGGCGATCATGCTGGCGGTGAAGTTGACGTTGATGTCACTTGTCAGCGCCCCGACTGCGTCAGCCGACTCGACGCCAGCCGCCTCGAGTACTTCCTCCCGGGAGCCGTCCCCGTCGATGACGGTGAACGATTCGTTCCGGGCCCGCCTGACTCGTCTCTCCGCACACTCGACGAGCGTCACGTCGTGTCCTTCCTCACGGAGGACGCGTCCAGCGCGCAGCCCGACCCGTCCGGCCCCGATGATCACGAACCGCATGGGACCGAGTACGTCGGCACCCGTCAATAAGGTTGTGCCACTTTGACACGGCACCGATCGGCACAGTCTCGCGTGGTGGGCAAAGGCTTTAGTCGTGTCAGAGAGTACCACACCAGTGATCGATGGTTCACGCGTTCGTCATGGTGAAGACGGCAGCCGGGAAATCCGAGGGTCTGCTCGAGTCGATCCGCGACCTCGAGGCGGTCGGCGACGCCCACATCGTCGCGGGAAATTACGACATTATCGCCGAGGTAGACGCGCCCGAGATCTACGACGTCTTGCAGGCTGCCTCGACGAGTATCCAGGGACTCGAGGGCGTGACGGACACGAAAACGTACATCGCGATGGATTGACGTCGGTCCTCGTCAGTCGCGCAGGTTCCCGTCGATTCCCCGGCGTTCAGTCAGCCCCGTTCTCGCGGTGCTCGGCGAGCGCGTCCACTACGTCGGCGAGCACGGTATCGGTTTCCTGACCCGCGTCGATCCGGACGAATCGGTCCGGTTCAGCCGCGAGCAACCGCTCGTAGTTCCGGTGGACCGACTCGAGGTACTCGGCCCGTTCGAACTTGTTGGTTGCGCCCGCGCGCTCGGCCGCGACGGCGGGATCGACGTCGAGGTAGATCGTCAGATCGGGATCGATCGTAAACGGCGCGTGGAGCTCACGAACGTACGCGAGCGGGTCGTCGACGTCCAGACGGTCGAATCCCTCGAGAGTGGCGCCCTGATAGGCGTACCGGGAGTCTGCGTACCGGTCGGAAATTACGAGGTCGCCGCGCTCGAGTGCGGGTTCGATTACGCGCGAGAGGTGGTCGGCGTGGTCGGCGGTGTAGAGGAAGAGTTCCGCCAGCGGATCGGCCTCGTCGTCACCGATCGACCGGTAGACGGCATCCCCGTACCAGGAGTCGTCGGTCGGTTCGCGCGTGAACGTCGCCTCGGGATACCGCTCCCGGAGTGCCTCCCGGACCGTCGTCTTGCCGCTGCCGTCCAGCCCCTCGAGCGTGACCAGCATGGTCGCCTCTCGTGGCGAGAACTACTTAGATGGACCTATCGACGGGAGGACCCTCCTCACGGAGGCAACTACCTATTTGTCGATCGAACTGTACGTTCCACGTATGAAGGTCCTCGTCGCTGGCGGTACCGGCTTCATCGGGACGAACCTGTGTGCGGAACTGGCCGAACGCGGCCACGACGTTACGGCGCTCTCACGCAACCCTGGCCAGAGCGGACTCCCTGCAGGTGTCGACACGGCCGTGGGCGACGTCAACGCCTACGACTCGATCACCGACACCGTCGCCGCACACGACGCAGTCGTCAATCTCGTTTCCCTCTCGCCGCTGTTCCAGCCACCGAGTGGGCTCGATCACGAGACGGTTCACCTCGGGGGAACGGAGAACCTCGTCCGTGCCGCCGAAGCCGGCGATACGGATCGATTCGTCCAGATGAGTGGCCTCGACGCAGATCCCAACGCCCCCACCGCGTTCCTTCGCGCGAAGGGGCGCGCCGAGGAGGAAGTCCAGGCGTCGAGCCTCGAGTGGACGATCTTCCGGCCGTCGGTCGTCTTCGGCGACGGTGCGGAGTTCGTCGAGTTCACGAAGACGTTGACGACGCCGTACCTGACCGGCCTCCCGGGCGGCGGTGACACCCGATTCCAGCCGATCTGGGTGGGTGATCTCGCACCGATGCTCGCGGATGCACTCGAGGACGACGGCCACGTCGGCGAAATCTACGAGGTCGCCGGTCCCGAGGTGCTGACGCTCGCAGACGTGACGGAACTCGCCTACGAAGCAGAGGGCCGATCGGTCACGGTCCTTCCGATTCCGATGGCGCTGGCGAAGGTCGGCCTGACGGTGGTCGATCCCGTTCCGATCGTCCCGTTCGGTGCGGACCAGGGCCGCTCGCTGCAGGTTGACAACACCGTCGCGACAAACGACGTGACGGCCTTCGACCGTACGGAGTCAGAACTGCTGACACTCCCGGAATACCTCGGTCTCACCGGTCGACGGCCAAAATAGCCCTCGAGATCGGTCCGTCAGGGTCGAAATGCAATTTTATAAACGTTGCGCATCAGAGTAATGATACAGTAGTTATAGGTAACGCCTGAACGAGTATCAAGCAACGCTGTCTGTCGATTTCTTCTGACTTCTTGCTGTGAGAGAAATTCACATAATCAAAAGACTTATACTCCTGATTGCACTGGTGCAAGCCAACGGAGCCCCCTGACAAACAATGAAGCTGGCGATGATCGGATTTGGACAGGCCGGTGGGAAGATCGTCGATCGATTCCTCGATTACGACGATCGAACGAACAGCGGAATCGTCCGCGCGGCAATCGCGGTCAACTCCGCGAAAGCAGACCTCATGGGTC is a genomic window of Natrarchaeobaculum aegyptiacum containing:
- a CDS encoding Lrp/AsnC ligand binding domain-containing protein codes for the protein MVHAFVMVKTAAGKSEGLLESIRDLEAVGDAHIVAGNYDIIAEVDAPEIYDVLQAASTSIQGLEGVTDTKTYIAMD
- a CDS encoding Lrp/AsnC family transcriptional regulator gives rise to the protein MVTAFVMIKANTGEADRLRTDIEDIEGVESAYIVAGDVDLIAKARVDTPAAVKEIAATRIQEVEGIEDTQTYIAMD
- a CDS encoding complex I NDUFA9 subunit family protein, with product MKVLVAGGTGFIGTNLCAELAERGHDVTALSRNPGQSGLPAGVDTAVGDVNAYDSITDTVAAHDAVVNLVSLSPLFQPPSGLDHETVHLGGTENLVRAAEAGDTDRFVQMSGLDADPNAPTAFLRAKGRAEEEVQASSLEWTIFRPSVVFGDGAEFVEFTKTLTTPYLTGLPGGGDTRFQPIWVGDLAPMLADALEDDGHVGEIYEVAGPEVLTLADVTELAYEAEGRSVTVLPIPMALAKVGLTVVDPVPIVPFGADQGRSLQVDNTVATNDVTAFDRTESELLTLPEYLGLTGRRPK
- a CDS encoding potassium channel family protein, with the protein product MRFVIIGAGRVGLRAGRVLREEGHDVTLVECAERRVRRARNESFTVIDGDGSREEVLEAAGVESADAVGALTSDINVNFTASMIANHHGCRTVMRIDEAYREEIYRKYADEVDEVIYPERLGAIGAKNALLGGTIRAIADVAPNLQIVELTIRNEAPVNGYTMGELELPANARILAFGKRDQPLEIPTEDESLEKGDRLVVLAAFEELSNVRQLLVGESPTEAIANAGKAGTGTGGVN
- the tmk gene encoding dTMP kinase, yielding MLVTLEGLDGSGKTTVREALRERYPEATFTREPTDDSWYGDAVYRSIGDDEADPLAELFLYTADHADHLSRVIEPALERGDLVISDRYADSRYAYQGATLEGFDRLDVDDPLAYVRELHAPFTIDPDLTIYLDVDPAVAAERAGATNKFERAEYLESVHRNYERLLAAEPDRFVRIDAGQETDTVLADVVDALAEHRENGAD
- a CDS encoding DUF5813 family protein yields the protein MSDSDLPHAVERELETHDAFERTDDEFGLETTVFEATVGASEAEGKRDGVFTVTVTMPSLGGATVDEVAPIVETDWVETFERRLEDVFTVAHTSSHEEPRLEHEDDAVTVTLEYVAWDAREGVEDAKALIEFVEGTYAQGIIPGYEYRGEAAALLESAQRRGQDAADGERGGMPM